The proteins below come from a single Mucilaginibacter mali genomic window:
- a CDS encoding zinc ribbon domain-containing protein has protein sequence MEQTVEQKLKALYELQTIHSKIDKIRQVRGELPMEVADLEDDVAGLETRIQKIKYELDDLEDEIVTRKNTIRDAQTNIKKYETQLNEVKNNREYEAISKEIEIQGLDIQVSEKKIREFGFEITSKNQVYEKALADLEERKKDLDIKKEELGTITAETQKEEEELLGQVDTAKANIEDRLLFAYERLRSNAKNGLAVVTIRRDSCSGCFNQIPPQRQSDIRQRKKIIVCEHCGRILVDEQMAMEVEEA, from the coding sequence ATGGAACAAACCGTTGAACAAAAGCTTAAGGCTTTATACGAGTTACAAACTATCCACTCAAAAATAGACAAGATCCGCCAGGTGCGTGGTGAGCTGCCAATGGAAGTTGCCGACCTTGAAGATGATGTGGCCGGTTTAGAAACCCGTATCCAAAAAATAAAATACGAGTTGGACGATCTGGAAGACGAGATCGTTACGCGCAAAAACACCATCCGCGACGCGCAAACCAATATCAAAAAATACGAGACCCAGCTAAACGAAGTTAAAAACAACCGCGAATACGAAGCTATCTCTAAAGAGATTGAGATACAAGGCTTAGATATACAGGTGAGCGAGAAAAAAATCCGCGAGTTTGGCTTCGAGATCACCAGCAAAAACCAGGTTTATGAAAAAGCCCTGGCCGACCTGGAAGAGCGCAAAAAAGACCTTGATATTAAAAAAGAGGAATTAGGCACCATTACCGCCGAAACTCAAAAGGAAGAAGAAGAGTTATTGGGGCAGGTTGATACCGCTAAGGCTAACATTGAAGACCGCCTGTTATTTGCTTACGAGCGCCTGCGCTCTAACGCTAAAAACGGTTTAGCTGTAGTAACCATCCGTCGTGATTCTTGCTCGGGTTGCTTTAACCAGATCCCGCCCCAGCGTCAGTCTGATATCCGTCAGCGCAAAAAGATCATCGTTTGCGAGCACTGCGGCCGTATCCTGGTTGATGAGCAGATGGCCATGGAGGTTGAGGAAGCTTAA
- a CDS encoding Nif3-like dinuclear metal center hexameric protein codes for MKLSELTNYLESLAPLAYQEDYDNSGLIVGRPDMEVQQALVSLDCTEAVVDEAIAHHCQVIISHHPIVFKGLKKFNGKTYVERVVEKAIKHNIAIYAIHTNLDHIKAGVNARICEVLGLKNCHILAPKGGLLKKLVTFVPHAQAGQVRGALFKAGAGHIGNYSDCSFNGQGNGTFKGNEHTDPYVGQPGERHTEPETRIETIYPANLESKILMALFLAHPYEEVAYDLYPVTNQHQEVGAGMIGEVEHATDERGFLQHVKWKMNASVIRHTAFTGKPVKKVAVCGGAGGFLLKQAIAAGADVFITADYKYHEFFDAEGKLLIADVGHFESEQFTQDLLCEIIQKKFTNFAVRLTEINTNPVKYYI; via the coding sequence ATGAAACTATCCGAACTAACCAATTACCTGGAAAGCCTGGCCCCGTTGGCTTACCAGGAGGATTACGATAACTCGGGACTGATCGTCGGTCGCCCGGATATGGAGGTGCAGCAGGCGCTGGTATCGCTGGATTGTACCGAAGCCGTGGTTGATGAAGCCATTGCCCACCACTGCCAGGTAATTATTTCGCACCACCCCATTGTTTTTAAGGGATTGAAGAAGTTTAACGGGAAGACTTATGTAGAACGGGTAGTGGAAAAAGCCATCAAACATAACATTGCCATTTATGCCATCCATACCAATTTGGATCATATCAAGGCCGGTGTTAACGCCCGCATTTGCGAGGTGCTGGGCCTGAAGAATTGTCATATCCTTGCGCCAAAAGGTGGCCTGCTGAAAAAGCTGGTGACCTTTGTGCCGCATGCCCAGGCCGGGCAGGTAAGGGGGGCGCTGTTTAAAGCCGGCGCGGGCCACATTGGTAATTATAGCGATTGTAGCTTCAATGGGCAGGGTAACGGCACATTTAAGGGTAACGAGCATACCGACCCTTACGTTGGCCAGCCCGGCGAACGCCATACCGAGCCCGAGACCCGCATAGAGACCATTTACCCTGCCAATTTGGAAAGTAAAATACTGATGGCACTGTTTTTGGCACATCCGTACGAGGAGGTAGCATATGACTTATACCCGGTCACCAACCAGCACCAGGAAGTAGGCGCAGGCATGATAGGCGAAGTTGAACATGCAACGGACGAGCGCGGTTTTTTACAGCATGTAAAATGGAAGATGAACGCCAGCGTGATCCGGCATACCGCGTTTACCGGAAAACCCGTGAAAAAAGTAGCGGTTTGTGGTGGGGCGGGTGGCTTTTTACTGAAGCAGGCCATCGCCGCCGGGGCCGATGTTTTTATCACAGCCGACTACAAATACCACGAGTTTTTTGATGCCGAGGGAAAGCTGCTGATTGCCGATGTGGGACATTTTGAAAGTGAGCAATTTACGCAAGATTTATTGTGTGAAATAATTCAAAAAAAATTCACTAACTTTGCCGTCCGTTTAACTGAAATTAATACGAACCCAGTAAAATACTATATTTAA
- a CDS encoding MarR family winged helix-turn-helix transcriptional regulator, producing MNDQTTRQLASNLRNITTRLTKKLRKQSATGEKLSLTERSTIALLDQYQQLMPTELAAMEHITTQSMSQVLNHLLELGLIIRTASETDKRKVLISLSPLGVETLNRVRNEREEWLNKALNQVCTPEEQELLQQALVLLGKLVDEA from the coding sequence ATGAACGATCAAACCACCCGTCAACTGGCCAGCAACCTGCGTAATATCACTACCCGGTTAACCAAAAAACTGCGCAAGCAGTCGGCTACGGGCGAAAAGCTCTCGTTAACGGAGCGATCGACCATCGCCCTGCTCGATCAGTACCAACAATTAATGCCTACCGAGTTGGCCGCGATGGAGCATATCACTACGCAATCTATGTCGCAGGTGCTGAACCATTTGCTGGAGCTGGGACTGATCATCCGCACCGCGTCTGAAACAGATAAGCGCAAGGTGCTGATATCCTTATCGCCACTGGGTGTGGAAACCCTGAACCGGGTGCGGAACGAACGTGAGGAGTGGCTGAACAAAGCGCTAAACCAAGTTTGCACACCAGAAGAGCAAGAGTTACTGCAACAGGCGCTGGTGCTGCTTGGCAAACTGGTGGATGAGGCGTAA
- a CDS encoding MFS transporter: MNINTFKAFKSYNYRLYFFGQSVSLIGTWMQKTAVSWVVYELTHSKFMLGMTLFASMFPSFLFSFLGGVAADRYNRFRLLVATQVASMLQAVILTVLVFTRHYNVWEIIILSVILGIINAFDVPARQSLVYEMVDDKADLPNALALNSSMVNLSRLIGPGIAGLIIEKLGDDVCFGLNAVSFVAVIGSLMMMRLPKYEARPHPKNVFGELKEGFDYLKATPSISFVMLMLAAISLFVLPYSTLIPVYAKDIFKGTASTFGVIDSVIGLGAFSGAIFLASLKPGRDLKKILAINTLIFGAGLVLFAHETNYPLALVFATIGGFGMMSQITISNTLIQTSVAPEMRGRVISFYAMAFFGMQPLGGLIIGSLSQWIGVQNTILAEGCFALLIGLLHWRFLKKQKVQKRGQQTLEQQQVDGHTTVPSVGRGVPQSV, encoded by the coding sequence ATGAATATCAATACTTTTAAAGCTTTTAAAAGCTACAACTACCGCTTATATTTTTTCGGTCAGTCGGTTTCGCTGATCGGTACCTGGATGCAGAAGACCGCCGTAAGCTGGGTGGTGTACGAACTGACGCATTCTAAATTTATGCTGGGGATGACCTTATTTGCCAGTATGTTCCCATCGTTTTTGTTCTCGTTTTTAGGCGGCGTAGCGGCCGACAGGTATAACCGTTTCCGTTTACTGGTAGCCACGCAGGTAGCATCAATGTTGCAAGCCGTTATATTGACCGTGCTTGTATTTACCCGGCATTATAATGTTTGGGAGATCATTATTTTAAGTGTGATACTGGGTATCATTAACGCCTTTGATGTGCCGGCCCGCCAATCGCTGGTTTATGAAATGGTGGACGATAAGGCAGATCTGCCGAATGCCCTGGCGCTTAACTCATCCATGGTTAATTTGTCGAGATTGATCGGCCCGGGCATCGCGGGGCTGATCATCGAGAAACTGGGTGATGATGTTTGCTTTGGGCTGAACGCGGTAAGCTTTGTGGCGGTTATCGGTTCGCTGATGATGATGCGGTTACCCAAATACGAGGCCAGGCCGCACCCTAAAAATGTATTCGGCGAGTTAAAGGAGGGCTTCGATTATCTGAAGGCTACGCCATCTATATCGTTTGTAATGCTTATGCTGGCGGCCATCAGCTTATTTGTATTGCCCTACAGCACGCTGATCCCGGTTTATGCCAAGGATATTTTTAAGGGCACAGCCTCAACCTTTGGGGTGATAGACAGCGTGATCGGCCTGGGCGCGTTTTCGGGCGCCATCTTCCTCGCTTCGTTAAAGCCGGGGCGCGATCTGAAAAAAATACTCGCCATTAACACCTTAATCTTTGGTGCGGGCTTAGTGCTGTTCGCTCACGAGACCAATTATCCGCTGGCACTGGTGTTTGCCACCATCGGTGGCTTCGGGATGATGTCGCAGATCACCATCAGCAATACGCTTATCCAAACCTCCGTTGCGCCCGAAATGCGCGGCCGGGTGATCAGTTTTTACGCCATGGCATTCTTTGGGATGCAGCCGCTGGGCGGCTTGATCATCGGTAGTCTTTCGCAATGGATAGGTGTGCAGAACACCATCCTGGCCGAGGGCTGCTTTGCCCTGCTGATCGGCCTATTACACTGGCGCTTTTTGAAAAAGCAGAAAGTGCAGAAAAGGGGGCAGCAAACGCTGGAGCAACAACAGGTGGATGGGCATACTACCGTACCATCGGTAGGGCGGGGGGTGCCCCAGAGTGTTTAG
- a CDS encoding peptidyl-alpha-hydroxyglycine alpha-amidating lyase family protein has protein sequence MKNWPALPDTLHLGNPAGIGVDTSQNIFVFRRGSRVWPLIGAKPTTPIAQKTVLLLDNKTGKLISSWGDHLFVMPHGLTVDSADNVWLTDVGLHQVFKFTHDGKLLMRLGVAGIPGNDARHFDQPTDVAVAPDGSFYVSDGYGNSRVVKFSSAGKYLLQWGTKGSSNGQFNIPHGITLDGAGNVYVADRENNRIEVFGPNGKFLKQIANKGFGRICGITYSRVARQLIFVDDPTSWLSLKHHGSSVILCDTVARVFASIGPDGRQPVTWYHDVAIDRKGNIFTADILNNKVGKFRWAGTR, from the coding sequence GTGAAAAACTGGCCCGCTTTGCCTGATACCCTGCACTTGGGCAACCCGGCCGGTATTGGGGTTGATACATCGCAAAACATATTTGTATTTAGGCGCGGCAGCCGCGTTTGGCCGCTGATCGGCGCTAAGCCAACTACGCCCATCGCGCAGAAAACGGTTTTATTGCTTGATAATAAGACGGGGAAGCTTATCAGTAGTTGGGGCGATCACTTATTCGTAATGCCGCATGGATTGACTGTCGATAGCGCCGATAACGTTTGGCTTACTGATGTTGGCCTGCACCAGGTGTTTAAATTTACGCATGATGGTAAACTGCTGATGCGGCTGGGTGTGGCAGGTATACCCGGCAATGATGCCCGCCACTTCGATCAGCCAACCGATGTAGCCGTAGCGCCCGATGGTTCTTTTTATGTAAGCGATGGATACGGAAATAGCCGGGTGGTGAAATTTTCGAGTGCTGGAAAATACTTACTGCAATGGGGTACTAAAGGTAGCAGCAATGGGCAGTTCAACATTCCGCACGGTATCACCCTTGACGGGGCCGGAAATGTTTACGTGGCCGACCGGGAGAATAACCGAATCGAGGTTTTTGGCCCTAATGGCAAATTCCTGAAGCAAATTGCGAATAAGGGCTTCGGCAGGATATGCGGAATAACCTATAGCCGGGTTGCCAGGCAATTGATATTTGTTGATGACCCGACATCGTGGCTTAGTCTAAAGCATCATGGTTCGTCGGTAATCCTGTGCGATACCGTAGCCCGGGTGTTTGCATCAATTGGCCCGGACGGGCGGCAGCCTGTTACCTGGTATCATGATGTGGCGATTGACCGAAAGGGGAATATCTTTACCGCTGATATATTGAATAACAAGGTGGGTAAGTTTAGGTGGGCGGGAACGAGGTAA
- a CDS encoding TM2 domain-containing protein, translated as MENFNNAYMMLPGITHEELGYLQQATAGLDENQQKYFYNIYSGKRKSPQDILLFTLLGFVVVAGVQRFVLGQVGMGLLYLFTGGFCLIGTIVDLVNHKDLALEYNKKMAFESMQMVKMGMGY; from the coding sequence ATGGAAAATTTCAATAATGCCTACATGATGCTTCCCGGTATTACCCACGAAGAGTTAGGCTATTTGCAGCAAGCAACTGCCGGTTTAGATGAAAATCAGCAAAAGTATTTCTACAACATCTATTCGGGCAAGCGCAAAAGCCCGCAGGATATCCTGCTGTTTACCCTGCTTGGCTTTGTAGTAGTAGCCGGTGTGCAACGCTTTGTGTTAGGGCAGGTAGGTATGGGGCTGTTATACCTTTTCACCGGCGGGTTCTGCCTTATCGGTACCATTGTAGACCTGGTGAACCATAAAGACCTTGCCCTTGAGTACAACAAGAAAATGGCCTTCGAAAGCATGCAGATGGTTAAAATGGGCATGGGCTATTAA
- a CDS encoding TlpA family protein disulfide reductase yields the protein MKIKGILLLLIAAATAIHFTLAPPPGTVTITGSIIHINNKMQVADMSEMKSLVLPNDARTFIPDSAGNFTVSFKLDKPNYFRIGRNILYLSPGDNLKVALDYNAPEKAVITGPGAEANNYLRGTPFPHGGSFLNAGSRIKKTTQLTIDTILAIGRAREQELAKVQNISPKFREYEQARIKADIVNSIGSMAVYYPMMRKMNRDSVPAFQAAFKKQTEPMMAQYGKGFINPDYLKLEVYASVVEDVMDKNDNSAAAAQIKDWLKASEVAYQIQHMGSKAEVIAKKAQVDAIASPVYRSAVQDTYSNLIKFGNGDKAIDFTAMTADGKKIKLSDMQGKIIFVDIWATWCGPCIAELPYLEKLKEKYKDNKDLVFVSLSIDDNRAAWKEKLKSMNADGVQCITDRSSLNDYSVIDIPRTIVINKDFKITAMKGNLPSAKQTGKLLDDMLAGVVK from the coding sequence ATGAAAATTAAAGGCATACTGTTGCTGCTTATTGCCGCCGCTACGGCTATTCATTTTACACTGGCTCCGCCTCCCGGCACGGTAACCATTACCGGCAGCATCATCCACATTAATAATAAAATGCAGGTGGCCGATATGTCTGAAATGAAAAGCCTGGTACTGCCTAATGATGCCCGCACTTTTATTCCGGATAGCGCGGGGAATTTTACGGTATCCTTTAAGCTGGATAAGCCCAATTATTTTAGGATTGGCCGCAACATCCTGTACCTTTCGCCCGGCGATAACCTGAAGGTAGCGCTGGATTATAACGCGCCCGAAAAAGCGGTGATCACCGGCCCGGGCGCCGAAGCCAATAATTATTTAAGAGGCACACCCTTCCCGCATGGCGGCTCGTTCCTTAACGCGGGGAGCCGTATTAAAAAAACCACGCAGTTAACCATCGATACCATTTTGGCTATCGGTCGCGCACGTGAGCAGGAGCTGGCTAAAGTGCAGAATATCTCACCCAAATTCAGGGAATACGAACAGGCCCGTATCAAAGCCGATATAGTGAACAGCATTGGCAGCATGGCTGTTTATTATCCCATGATGCGCAAAATGAACCGCGATTCTGTCCCGGCATTCCAGGCTGCATTTAAAAAACAAACAGAGCCGATGATGGCGCAATACGGCAAAGGCTTCATCAACCCCGATTACCTGAAACTGGAAGTTTACGCCAGCGTGGTTGAGGATGTGATGGATAAAAACGATAATTCGGCCGCGGCTGCACAGATAAAGGATTGGCTAAAGGCATCGGAAGTAGCTTACCAGATCCAGCATATGGGTAGCAAGGCAGAAGTGATCGCCAAAAAAGCCCAGGTTGATGCTATCGCCAGTCCGGTTTATCGCTCGGCTGTGCAGGATACCTATAGCAACCTGATAAAATTTGGCAACGGCGATAAAGCGATTGATTTTACCGCCATGACCGCCGACGGCAAAAAGATAAAGCTGAGCGATATGCAGGGCAAGATCATTTTCGTAGACATTTGGGCCACCTGGTGCGGCCCCTGCATTGCCGAACTGCCTTACCTTGAAAAACTGAAAGAGAAATACAAAGACAATAAAGACCTGGTTTTTGTATCACTATCTATCGACGATAATCGCGCCGCCTGGAAAGAGAAACTTAAAAGTATGAACGCCGACGGTGTACAATGCATTACCGACCGCAGCAGTTTGAATGATTACTCGGTAATTGATATCCCACGCACCATCGTGATCAACAAGGATTTTAAGATAACCGCCATGAAGGGCAACCTGCCATCGGCCAAGCAAACCGGTAAGTTGCTGGATGATATGCTGGCAGGTGTGGTGAAATAG
- a CDS encoding mandelate racemase/muconate lactonizing enzyme family protein: MHTNRRKFLATAALGGMAAALPFSSQAADYPIIGEPDYTKLDEAMNRPVFKKELFKDPVIIETIELLRYKNTFLCRVRSKDGAVGMSVGNSLQMKYLYPVFVNRVQPYFIGKDARNLEALLNEVYVYDSNYKLQGIALWNPLATLEFAILDMMGRIANKSIGQLIGDIHHKQINVYQANSERDITPELTIEHLQKQLSESKAKAIKFKLGGRMSHPEYPANRSARLIPMVRKTFGDDMVISADANGSYDVKEAIAIGKIMEEYKYDFYEEPVPFDWYEETRQVAAALNIPVAGGEQEPSIHNFRWLIATNALKVVQQDQFYFGGMIRSMKVARMAQVTGKVCTPHTTGDGFGYVYLAHFISAIPNAGRFHEFKDLSKDLPFECKTSSLKSENGVVQIPQGPGLGVDIDPDYVKKHEVVKG; this comes from the coding sequence ATGCATACTAACCGGCGTAAATTTTTGGCTACGGCTGCTTTGGGCGGCATGGCTGCTGCACTGCCTTTTTCATCGCAGGCTGCTGATTATCCTATCATCGGTGAGCCCGATTATACCAAACTGGATGAGGCGATGAACCGGCCCGTGTTTAAAAAGGAGTTGTTTAAGGATCCGGTAATTATCGAAACCATCGAACTGCTGCGGTATAAAAACACATTCCTGTGCCGGGTACGCTCAAAGGATGGGGCTGTGGGCATGTCGGTAGGGAATAGCTTGCAGATGAAGTACCTGTACCCTGTTTTTGTGAATAGGGTGCAGCCTTACTTTATTGGCAAGGATGCCCGCAACCTGGAAGCTTTGCTGAACGAGGTTTACGTGTACGACAGCAATTACAAACTACAGGGCATTGCCCTTTGGAACCCGCTGGCCACGCTGGAGTTTGCCATACTGGATATGATGGGGCGCATTGCTAACAAATCCATCGGGCAATTGATCGGCGATATCCATCATAAACAGATAAATGTTTACCAGGCCAATAGCGAGCGCGATATTACACCCGAACTCACTATAGAGCATCTGCAAAAGCAACTGTCCGAATCGAAGGCGAAGGCTATTAAATTTAAGCTGGGTGGCCGCATGAGCCACCCCGAATATCCGGCCAACCGCTCTGCACGCTTAATTCCTATGGTGCGCAAAACCTTTGGCGATGATATGGTCATATCAGCCGATGCCAACGGATCGTACGATGTGAAGGAGGCCATCGCCATCGGCAAGATCATGGAGGAGTACAAGTACGATTTTTACGAGGAGCCTGTTCCGTTTGATTGGTACGAGGAAACCCGGCAGGTTGCCGCTGCGCTGAACATCCCCGTTGCCGGTGGCGAGCAGGAACCCAGTATCCACAACTTCCGCTGGCTGATAGCTACCAACGCGCTGAAGGTAGTACAGCAAGACCAGTTTTACTTCGGCGGCATGATCCGGTCGATGAAGGTGGCACGCATGGCGCAGGTTACAGGTAAGGTATGCACCCCGCACACCACCGGCGATGGATTTGGTTATGTATACCTGGCGCATTTCATTTCGGCAATCCCCAACGCGGGCCGCTTCCACGAGTTTAAGGACCTGAGCAAGGACTTGCCTTTCGAGTGCAAAACATCATCGCTAAAAAGCGAGAACGGTGTAGTGCAGATACCGCAAGGCCCGGGCCTCGGCGTAGATATCGACCCGGATTATGTGAAGAAGCATGAGGTAGTAAAGGGGTAA